One Mycolicibacterium fortuitum subsp. fortuitum genomic window carries:
- a CDS encoding DUF4345 domain-containing protein, with the protein MLASSSIDQEATVVIAVIVVAGVFFLGMGVYALAAPQAILRPFDYDLRTAAARAEVRGVYGGFGIAIAAVLTYAAVTPGEVRTGILITVGAALVGMAVGRGVSAVFDERTSFYPNWFYCVVEAIGAGALFWVA; encoded by the coding sequence ATGCTGGCCTCCTCATCAATTGATCAGGAGGCTACCGTGGTCATCGCAGTAATCGTCGTGGCCGGGGTGTTCTTCCTCGGCATGGGTGTCTACGCACTGGCAGCTCCGCAGGCGATTCTGCGTCCGTTCGACTACGACCTCAGAACCGCCGCCGCCCGCGCGGAAGTCCGTGGCGTGTATGGCGGTTTCGGTATCGCGATCGCCGCGGTGCTGACCTACGCGGCCGTGACGCCGGGGGAGGTCCGCACCGGGATCCTGATCACCGTCGGCGCCGCGCTGGTCGGGATGGCCGTCGGCCGCGGTGTATCGGCGGTGTTCGACGAACGTACGTCGTTCTATCCCAACTGGTTCTACTGCGTGGTCGAGGCGATCGGCGCGGGCGCGCTGTTCTGGGTGGCCTGA
- a CDS encoding phosphotransferase family protein, translating into MANEAVDAPVQNVDHLQRSSRDVTTLPSVLSKWLSTVMPGGVAPEITVESGVDSNGMSSETIMLTGRWEENGESKEQQWVARVAPTTDDVPVFSSYRLDHQFEVMRQVGELTDVPVPNVRWMDTTGEVLGTPFFLMDRVDGQVPPDVMPYTFGGNWFADAPLERQRELQDSTVEVLAKLHAIPDAAERFAFLSEVDPPGDTPLRRHFGWLKDWYEYAVPDIGRSPLVERALQWLEDNFPDDGAASESVLIWGDSRIGNVLYDNFRPSAVLDWEMATIGPRELDVSWIIFAHMVFQELAGMAGLPGLPDVMREEDVRATYRELTGAELGDLRWFYIYSGVIWCCVFMRTGARRVHFGETEKPDDVETMFYHAPLLRRLIEES; encoded by the coding sequence ATGGCAAACGAGGCCGTGGACGCTCCTGTCCAGAACGTCGACCACCTGCAACGCTCGAGCCGTGACGTCACCACCCTGCCATCGGTGCTGTCCAAATGGCTGTCCACGGTGATGCCCGGCGGTGTCGCGCCCGAGATCACCGTGGAAAGCGGCGTCGACTCCAACGGCATGTCGTCGGAGACCATCATGCTGACCGGACGCTGGGAAGAGAACGGCGAGTCCAAGGAGCAGCAGTGGGTGGCCCGCGTCGCCCCCACCACCGACGATGTCCCGGTGTTCTCGTCCTACCGGCTCGACCACCAGTTCGAGGTGATGCGTCAGGTCGGTGAACTCACCGACGTGCCGGTTCCGAATGTCCGCTGGATGGATACCACCGGTGAGGTGCTGGGCACTCCGTTCTTCCTGATGGACCGCGTCGACGGCCAGGTGCCACCCGACGTCATGCCCTACACCTTCGGTGGCAACTGGTTCGCCGACGCCCCGCTCGAACGCCAACGCGAACTGCAGGACAGCACCGTCGAGGTACTGGCAAAACTGCACGCGATCCCCGACGCCGCAGAACGGTTCGCGTTCCTGTCCGAGGTCGACCCGCCCGGCGATACCCCGCTGCGCCGGCACTTCGGCTGGCTCAAGGACTGGTACGAATACGCGGTGCCCGATATCGGTCGTTCACCGTTGGTCGAGCGGGCGTTGCAGTGGCTCGAGGACAATTTCCCCGACGACGGGGCGGCGTCGGAGTCCGTGCTGATCTGGGGCGACTCCCGTATCGGCAATGTGCTCTACGACAACTTCCGCCCGTCGGCCGTACTCGACTGGGAGATGGCCACCATCGGCCCCCGCGAACTCGACGTCTCCTGGATCATCTTTGCGCACATGGTGTTCCAGGAGCTGGCCGGTATGGCCGGACTGCCCGGTCTGCCCGACGTGATGCGCGAAGAGGACGTGCGTGCGACCTACCGCGAGCTGACCGGCGCCGAACTCGGCGACCTGCGCTGGTTCTACATCTACTCGGGCGTGATCTGGTGCTGTGTGTTCATGCGCACCGGCGCCCGGCGGGTGCACTTCGGTGAGACCGAGAAGCCCGACGACGTCGAAACGATGTTCTACCACGCGCCGTTGCTGCGGCGCCTGATCGAGGAGTCTTAA
- a CDS encoding TetR/AcrR family transcriptional regulator, translating into MKAEPSPVGKTAGAGRPRDPRIDAAILQATVDLLVEIGYANLTMAAVAERAQTTKTALYRRWSSKAELVHEAVFPAAATGLTAPAGDIAADIRAMIAAARDVFTSPVMRAALPGLVADVVADTDLNARVMQRFAGTFVTVRARIIDGIARGEVQPDVDPDRLVELIGGSTMLRMLLWPERELDDEWVAQTAAILVHGATVKQ; encoded by the coding sequence ATGAAAGCAGAGCCATCACCGGTTGGCAAGACCGCCGGAGCGGGACGTCCTCGCGACCCGCGTATCGACGCTGCCATATTGCAGGCCACGGTGGACCTGCTTGTCGAAATCGGTTACGCGAACCTGACGATGGCCGCAGTGGCCGAGCGGGCGCAGACCACGAAAACCGCGTTGTACCGCCGGTGGTCGAGCAAAGCGGAGTTGGTGCACGAGGCGGTGTTCCCGGCCGCCGCCACCGGACTGACGGCGCCTGCCGGGGACATCGCCGCCGATATCCGGGCCATGATCGCTGCCGCTCGCGATGTGTTCACCAGCCCGGTGATGCGTGCGGCGCTGCCCGGACTGGTCGCCGACGTCGTCGCCGACACCGACCTGAACGCCCGGGTGATGCAGCGGTTCGCCGGCACCTTCGTCACGGTGCGCGCCCGGATCATCGACGGCATCGCCCGCGGCGAGGTGCAGCCGGATGTCGACCCGGACCGCCTGGTGGAGCTCATCGGCGGTTCGACCATGCTGCGGATGTTGCTGTGGCCCGAACGCGAACTCGACGACGAATGGGTGGCGCAGACCGCGGCGATCCTGGTGCACGGGGCCACCGTCAAGCAGTGA
- a CDS encoding MFS transporter produces MTLTDPRSTVATNPSARTVALGSAIGTTIEWYDFYLYATAAALVFKPLFFPNISSTAGTLASFATYAAGFGARPLGALVSGHYGDRLGRKTVLVIALVGMGLSTFAIGLLPTYAQVGLIAPALLATLRLLQGLAVGAEWGGAALLSVEHAPPGHRGLFGSFTQLGSPAGMLLSTAVFYVTKTVTGGEAFLAYGWRIPFLLSAVLVVVGLVIRLKLTDAEVFTRVRDRGDVVRLPVLEVLRTQPRNVVITTALRFSQIALFVLLTTYSLTYLQDSSSAGSQVGLTAVLIASAVGLISTPAWAMLSDRVGRRPPYLFGALAGLIALTLFFVAAGTGSHVAIVLAIVFGVNVAHDAMYGPQAAWFGELFDTRLRYSGASLGYQIGAVFSGGFAPLIAAALLVAGGGSPWLIVGYFAVLTVITSTAAYFARETHLDEIGETR; encoded by the coding sequence GTGACTCTAACCGACCCACGTTCAACGGTCGCCACCAATCCGAGCGCGCGTACCGTCGCGTTGGGTAGCGCGATCGGAACCACGATCGAGTGGTACGACTTCTATCTGTACGCCACTGCCGCCGCGCTCGTGTTCAAACCGTTGTTCTTCCCGAACATTTCGTCGACTGCCGGCACCTTGGCTTCGTTCGCGACATATGCCGCGGGGTTCGGCGCCAGGCCGTTGGGCGCGCTCGTCTCCGGTCATTACGGAGACCGCTTGGGACGCAAGACGGTTCTGGTGATCGCATTGGTAGGGATGGGTCTGAGCACCTTCGCGATCGGACTGTTGCCGACCTATGCGCAGGTCGGGCTCATCGCGCCCGCGCTGCTGGCGACGTTGCGGTTGCTGCAAGGTCTGGCGGTCGGGGCCGAATGGGGTGGTGCGGCATTGCTCTCGGTGGAGCACGCCCCGCCAGGTCACCGCGGATTGTTCGGTAGTTTCACCCAATTGGGTTCGCCGGCAGGAATGCTGCTGTCGACGGCGGTCTTCTATGTGACCAAGACCGTCACCGGCGGAGAGGCGTTCCTTGCCTATGGTTGGCGAATCCCCTTCCTGCTCAGTGCTGTTCTCGTCGTCGTCGGTCTGGTGATCAGACTGAAGCTCACCGACGCCGAGGTGTTCACCCGGGTCCGGGACCGTGGGGACGTGGTGCGACTGCCGGTACTCGAGGTGTTGCGGACCCAGCCGCGCAACGTGGTGATCACCACCGCACTGCGGTTCTCGCAGATCGCTCTGTTCGTCCTGCTGACCACGTATTCGTTGACCTATCTCCAAGATTCATCGTCGGCAGGAAGTCAGGTCGGCCTGACGGCGGTCCTCATCGCCTCGGCTGTCGGCCTGATCAGCACACCGGCATGGGCCATGCTGTCGGACCGGGTGGGCAGACGTCCACCGTATCTGTTCGGTGCACTGGCCGGACTGATTGCCCTGACCCTGTTCTTCGTCGCGGCCGGAACCGGATCCCACGTCGCGATCGTGTTGGCGATCGTGTTCGGAGTCAACGTCGCTCACGATGCCATGTACGGGCCCCAGGCTGCCTGGTTCGGAGAACTGTTCGATACCCGGCTGCGCTACAGCGGCGCGTCGCTGGGATACCAGATCGGCGCCGTGTTCTCCGGTGGGTTCGCCCCGTTGATCGCGGCGGCGCTGTTGGTGGCGGGAGGGGGCAGCCCCTGGCTGATCGTCGGCTATTTCGCGGTGCTGACCGTGATCACCTCCACGGCAGCCTATTTCGCACGGGAGACCCACTTGGACGAGATCGGGGAGACGCGATGA